A single genomic interval of Gouania willdenowi chromosome 10, fGouWil2.1, whole genome shotgun sequence harbors:
- the mchr2b gene encoding melanin concentrating hormone receptor 2b has protein sequence MNATDALCQSNQTFNFTNQSCSASTPSQYSHIDIATFMHVLPSIYGILCSVGVIANGLVIYAVAACKKKMVSDIYVLNLALADMLFLLVMPFNIHQLVRDRQWVFGNFWCKAVVVVDVSNQFTTVGIVTVLCIDRYMAIVHPSSDRRTVQWTIIINLLVWLGSFLLTVPVMLYAKVVRRQQMEVCMMYLDGPEDMYWYTLYQSILGFIIPLIIISTFYSLTLYHVFRSIRRVKRKQSVWAKRATKMVMMVIAVFLICWLPYHVIQMINLSNNTPTIAFIYAYNISICLSYSHSCINPLMLLIFAQNYRERLCRRNAHHSLHHSSKLTVVKAEGSSVTNEPTNRCTAN, from the exons ATGAATGCCACAGACGCGCTTTGTCAAAGCAACCAAACATTTAACTTCACCAACCAGTCATGTTCCGCATCAACTCCGTCTCAGTACAGCCACATCGACATCGCCACCTTCATGCACGTCCTGCCTTCGATCTACGGCATCCTGTGCTCGGTGGGAGTCATCGCCAACGGACTGGTGATTTACGCAGTGGCCGCGTGCAAGAAAAAGATGGTTTCGGACATCTACGTGCTCAACTTGGCTCTGGCTGACATGCTGTTCCTGCTGGTGATGCCCTTCAACATCCACCAGTTGGTCAGAGACAGACAGTGGGTGTTTGGAAACTTTTGGTGTAAAGCGGTGGTGGTTGTGGACGTCAGTAATCAGTTTACCACGGTGGGGATCGTGACTGTGCTTTGCATCGACAG gtATATGGCTATTGTCCATCCCAGCTCAGACAGAAGGACTGTGCAGTGGACCATCATTATTAATCTGCTGGTGTGGCTGGGCAGCTTTCTTCTCACTGTGCCAGTCATGCTGTACGCCAAGGTGGTGCGCAGGCAGCAAATGGAGGTGTGCATGATGTATCTGGATGGACCAGAAGACATGTACTGGTACACCCTCTATCAGTCCATCCTGGGCTTCATCATCcccctcatcatcatcagtacCTTCTACTCCCTGACCCTTTACCACGTCTTCAGGTCCATTCGTCGGGTCAAACGCAAGCAGTCCGTCTGGGCCAAAAGAGCCACCAAGATGGTCATGATGGTGATTGCTGTGTTCCTTATCTGCTGGTTGCCCTACCATGTGATTCAGATGATAAACCTGAGCAACAACACGCCAACTATCGCCTTCATCTACGCTTATAACATCAGCATCTGCCTCAGCTACTCCCACAGCTGCATCAATCCGCTCATGTTGCTGATTTTTGCTCAGAATTACCGTGAACGTCTTTGTCGGAGGAATGCGCATCACAGCTTACATCACTCGTCCAAACTCACTGTGGTCAAAGCGGAAGGCTCCAGTGTGACCAATGAGCCGACTAATCGCTGCACAGCCAATTAG